The proteins below come from a single Alnus glutinosa chromosome 9, dhAlnGlut1.1, whole genome shotgun sequence genomic window:
- the LOC133877395 gene encoding protein EMSY-LIKE 3 isoform X2: MEFELSDSSGTDDDLPPSHQNRFQRAGHPAGNGRSAVVGSASLPRMHGDMETQIHHIEQEAYCSVLRAFKAQSDAITWDKESLITELRKELRVSDEEHRELLSRVNADDIIRRIREWRKARGLQPGMLNAAQPVHDPIPSPTVSASRKKQRTSQSVASLSLGAPSPALHPSMQPSSSALRRGPPGPRSKKPKSAMQYPSGLTGRTQVANRGTSGAFSTNEPAEGATYDPLIGRKVWTRWPEDNHFYEAVITDYNRVEGRHALVYDINTADETWEWVNLKEISPEDIKWEAEEPGVSRKGGHPGPGRGLKKSMARGGAVTGAGRGRGTSKGQSKKDFPSSQNGIGKKAMGDIEIVHTDTLIKEVEKVFGASHPDPMEIEKAKKVLKEHEQALVDAIERLEDASDGESDGEHPFSQGQLTDQERLRIQPYDEIGEGRVVEGSNGDKMARDGKVASDDPQK, translated from the exons ATGGAATTCGAGCTCTCTGATAGTAGTG GAACGGATGATGACCTTCCTCCTTCACATCAAAATAGATTTCAAAGAGCAGGCCACCCTGCTGGAAATGGAAGATCTGCAGTTGTTGGTTCTGCTTCATTACCTAGGATGCATGGCGATATGGAAACCCAGATCCACCACATTGAGCAAGAAGCATATTGTTCAGTCCTTCGGGCCTTCAAAGCTCAATCTGATGCAATCACTTGG gaCAAGGAAAGTTTAATTACAGAACTTAGAAAGGAGCTtagagtatcagatgaggaaCACAGAGAGCTTCTATCCAGGGTTAATGCTGACGACATCATCCGGAGGATAAg GGAATGGAGGAAGGCAAGAGGGCTCCAACCTGGCATGCTCAATGCTGCTCAGCCTGTTCACGATCCCATACCTAGTCCTACGGTTTCTGCATCACGCAAGAAGCAGAGAACATCACAATCTGTGGCTTCCTTGTCCCTGGGTGCACCATCTCCTGCACTGCATCCATCTATGCAACCCTCTTCATCAGCCTTGAGACGAGGTCCCCCAGGACCAAGGAGCAAGAAGCCAAAATCA GCCATGCAGTACCCTTCTGGTCTTACTGGAAGGACCCAGGTTGCCAATCGTGGTACTTCAGGTGCCTTTTCGACAAATGAACCTGCCGAAGGTGCAACCTATGATCCATTAATCGGAAGGAAAGTATGGACAAGGTGGCCTGAAGACAACCACTTTTATGAGGCAGTTATAACTGACTACAACCGTGTTGAG GGCCGACATGCTCTGGTGTATGATATTAATACAGCAGATGAAACTTGGGAGTGGGTCAATCTCAAAGAG ATATCTCCCGAAGATATCAAGTGGGAAGCTGAGGAGCCTGGAGTTTCTCGTAAGGGCGGTCACCCTGGACCAGGCCGGGGGCTCAAGAAATCCATGGCACGTGGTGGCGCGGTTACTGGTGCAGGAAGAGGTAGAGGAACCTCAAAGGGTCAGTCCAAGAAAGATTTCCCCTCATCGCAAAATGGAATTGGAAAGAAGGCCATGGGTGATATTGAAATAGTTCACACAGATACTCTTATCAAGGAG GTGGAAAAAGTTTTTGGTGCTAGTCATCCTGATCCTATGGAAATCGAGAAAGCTAAAAAAGTGCTGAAA GAGCATGAGCAAGCCCTGGTGGATGCAATTGAAAGGCTTGAAGATGCGTCTGACGGTGAAAGTG ATGGAGAACATCCATTCTCACAGGGGCAATTAACGGACCAAGAAAGATTGAGGAtacaaccatatgatgaaattgGTGAAGGTAGAGTAGTTGAAGGTTCGAATGGGGATAAAATGGCTAGAGATGGCAAAGTTGCATCTGATGATCCACAAAAGTGA
- the LOC133877396 gene encoding uncharacterized protein LOC133877396 isoform X2, translated as MSNCTVESTTVETSDGVKLHARLFKPREEIKGDLVVVLVHPYSILGGFQGLLKGIAAGLAEKGYRAVTFDMRGAGKSSGRASLTGFAEIKDVIAVCQYVCENLSVDRILLVGSSAGAPISGSAVDHIEQVVGYVSLGYPFGMTASILFGRHHNAILQSPKPKLFVMGTRDGFTSVKQLKNKLSSAAGRVETHLIEGVGHFQMEGPAYDAQMD; from the exons ATGTCAAACTGTACTGTGGAGTCCACCACGGTTGAAACCAGTGATGGAGTCAAGCTTCACGCGAGGCTCTTCAAACCGAGAGAAGAAATCAAGGGCGACTTGGTGGTTGTTCTTGTCCACCCTTACTCAATCTTGGGTGGTTTTCAGGGCCTCTTGAAAGGAATAGCCGCTGGGCTGGCGGAGAAAGGCTACAGAGCTGTCACCTTTGATATGAGAGGCGCTGGGAAGTCAAGTGGGAGGGCTTCTCTCACTGGGTTTGCGGAAATCAAGGATGTTATTGCTGTCTGCCAGTACGTCTGTGAGAATCTGTCTGTGGACAGGATTTTGTTGGTGGGCTCTTCTGCAG GTGCACCAATTTCAGGATCTGCAGTTGATCATATTGAACAAGTTGTGGGCTATGTGAGTCTAGGGTACCCTTTTGGCATGACTGCCTCAATCCTTTTTGGGAGGCACCACAACGCCATCCTACAGTCCCCAAAGCCAAAACTCTTTGTTATGGGAACTCGGGATGGGTTTACAAGCGTGAAGCAGCTGAAAAACAAGTTGAGTTCTGCAGCAGGACGGGTTGAAACCCATCTGATAGAAGGCGTAGGCCACTTCCAAATGGAAGGGCCTGCTTATGATGCTCAGATG GATTAG
- the LOC133877395 gene encoding protein EMSY-LIKE 3 isoform X1 produces MEFELSDSSGTDDDLPPSHQNRFQRAGHPAGNGRSAVVGSASLPRMHGDMETQIHHIEQEAYCSVLRAFKAQSDAITWDKESLITELRKELRVSDEEHRELLSRVNADDIIRRIREWRKARGLQPGMLNAAQPVHDPIPSPTVSASRKKQRTSQSVASLSLGAPSPALHPSMQPSSSALRRGPPGPRSKKPKSAMQYPSGLTGRTQVANRGTSGAFSTNEPAEGATYDPLIGRKVWTRWPEDNHFYEAVITDYNRVEGRHALVYDINTADETWEWVNLKEISPEDIKWEAEEPGVSRKGGHPGPGRGLKKSMARGGAVTGAGRGRGTSKGQSKKDFPSSQNGIGKKAMGDIEIVHTDTLIKEVEKVFGASHPDPMEIEKAKKVLKEHEQALVDAIERLEDASDGESADGEHPFSQGQLTDQERLRIQPYDEIGEGRVVEGSNGDKMARDGKVASDDPQK; encoded by the exons ATGGAATTCGAGCTCTCTGATAGTAGTG GAACGGATGATGACCTTCCTCCTTCACATCAAAATAGATTTCAAAGAGCAGGCCACCCTGCTGGAAATGGAAGATCTGCAGTTGTTGGTTCTGCTTCATTACCTAGGATGCATGGCGATATGGAAACCCAGATCCACCACATTGAGCAAGAAGCATATTGTTCAGTCCTTCGGGCCTTCAAAGCTCAATCTGATGCAATCACTTGG gaCAAGGAAAGTTTAATTACAGAACTTAGAAAGGAGCTtagagtatcagatgaggaaCACAGAGAGCTTCTATCCAGGGTTAATGCTGACGACATCATCCGGAGGATAAg GGAATGGAGGAAGGCAAGAGGGCTCCAACCTGGCATGCTCAATGCTGCTCAGCCTGTTCACGATCCCATACCTAGTCCTACGGTTTCTGCATCACGCAAGAAGCAGAGAACATCACAATCTGTGGCTTCCTTGTCCCTGGGTGCACCATCTCCTGCACTGCATCCATCTATGCAACCCTCTTCATCAGCCTTGAGACGAGGTCCCCCAGGACCAAGGAGCAAGAAGCCAAAATCA GCCATGCAGTACCCTTCTGGTCTTACTGGAAGGACCCAGGTTGCCAATCGTGGTACTTCAGGTGCCTTTTCGACAAATGAACCTGCCGAAGGTGCAACCTATGATCCATTAATCGGAAGGAAAGTATGGACAAGGTGGCCTGAAGACAACCACTTTTATGAGGCAGTTATAACTGACTACAACCGTGTTGAG GGCCGACATGCTCTGGTGTATGATATTAATACAGCAGATGAAACTTGGGAGTGGGTCAATCTCAAAGAG ATATCTCCCGAAGATATCAAGTGGGAAGCTGAGGAGCCTGGAGTTTCTCGTAAGGGCGGTCACCCTGGACCAGGCCGGGGGCTCAAGAAATCCATGGCACGTGGTGGCGCGGTTACTGGTGCAGGAAGAGGTAGAGGAACCTCAAAGGGTCAGTCCAAGAAAGATTTCCCCTCATCGCAAAATGGAATTGGAAAGAAGGCCATGGGTGATATTGAAATAGTTCACACAGATACTCTTATCAAGGAG GTGGAAAAAGTTTTTGGTGCTAGTCATCCTGATCCTATGGAAATCGAGAAAGCTAAAAAAGTGCTGAAA GAGCATGAGCAAGCCCTGGTGGATGCAATTGAAAGGCTTGAAGATGCGTCTGACGGTGAAAGTG CAGATGGAGAACATCCATTCTCACAGGGGCAATTAACGGACCAAGAAAGATTGAGGAtacaaccatatgatgaaattgGTGAAGGTAGAGTAGTTGAAGGTTCGAATGGGGATAAAATGGCTAGAGATGGCAAAGTTGCATCTGATGATCCACAAAAGTGA
- the LOC133877396 gene encoding uncharacterized protein LOC133877396 isoform X1 encodes MSNCTVESTTVETSDGVKLHARLFKPREEIKGDLVVVLVHPYSILGGFQGLLKGIAAGLAEKGYRAVTFDMRGAGKSSGRASLTGFAEIKDVIAVCQYVCENLSVDRILLVGSSAGAPISGSAVDHIEQVVGYVSLGYPFGMTASILFGRHHNAILQSPKPKLFVMGTRDGFTSVKQLKNKLSSAAGRVETHLIEGVGHFQMEGPAYDAQMVNLILEFVASL; translated from the exons ATGTCAAACTGTACTGTGGAGTCCACCACGGTTGAAACCAGTGATGGAGTCAAGCTTCACGCGAGGCTCTTCAAACCGAGAGAAGAAATCAAGGGCGACTTGGTGGTTGTTCTTGTCCACCCTTACTCAATCTTGGGTGGTTTTCAGGGCCTCTTGAAAGGAATAGCCGCTGGGCTGGCGGAGAAAGGCTACAGAGCTGTCACCTTTGATATGAGAGGCGCTGGGAAGTCAAGTGGGAGGGCTTCTCTCACTGGGTTTGCGGAAATCAAGGATGTTATTGCTGTCTGCCAGTACGTCTGTGAGAATCTGTCTGTGGACAGGATTTTGTTGGTGGGCTCTTCTGCAG GTGCACCAATTTCAGGATCTGCAGTTGATCATATTGAACAAGTTGTGGGCTATGTGAGTCTAGGGTACCCTTTTGGCATGACTGCCTCAATCCTTTTTGGGAGGCACCACAACGCCATCCTACAGTCCCCAAAGCCAAAACTCTTTGTTATGGGAACTCGGGATGGGTTTACAAGCGTGAAGCAGCTGAAAAACAAGTTGAGTTCTGCAGCAGGACGGGTTGAAACCCATCTGATAGAAGGCGTAGGCCACTTCCAAATGGAAGGGCCTGCTTATGATGCTCAGATGGTGAATCTTATCCTTGAATTTGTTGCTTCATTGTAG